One stretch of Streptomyces sp. NBC_01363 DNA includes these proteins:
- a CDS encoding DUF4190 domain-containing protein, with protein MSQFTQPPQSPQPQQPYAPAQMPGMRPARNGLGVAALVLGVIGAVSGLIPFLFWLAGILGLIALVLGLAGRGRAKRGEATNKGMTTFGAALGLISLILAVVGAVITFKAVDDAVNDLNKAVSDTAASAKPKPGGDSAKGGGTDKGGAEKKDTGKALEAGDSAVYDDDLTVTVGDATSYTPDAYAAGHTKGQKAYRVAVVIENAGKEKFDAALVSVSARAGQDGVDAEQIFDNKVGAGFSGTVLPGKKVTVQFAFDAPADAKNLAVEVNPGFTYDASQWDLKL; from the coding sequence ATGTCCCAGTTCACGCAGCCGCCGCAGTCCCCGCAGCCCCAGCAGCCGTACGCCCCCGCCCAGATGCCGGGCATGCGCCCGGCCCGTAACGGACTGGGCGTCGCCGCCCTCGTCCTGGGTGTCATCGGCGCCGTGTCCGGCCTGATCCCGTTCCTGTTCTGGCTGGCGGGCATCCTCGGCCTCATCGCCCTGGTCCTGGGTCTGGCCGGCCGGGGCCGCGCGAAGCGCGGCGAGGCCACCAACAAGGGGATGACCACCTTCGGCGCCGCGCTCGGCCTGATCTCGCTGATCCTCGCGGTGGTGGGTGCGGTGATCACCTTCAAGGCCGTGGACGACGCCGTGAACGACCTCAACAAGGCGGTGTCGGACACCGCGGCCTCCGCGAAGCCGAAGCCCGGCGGCGACTCCGCCAAGGGCGGGGGCACGGACAAGGGCGGCGCGGAGAAGAAGGACACGGGCAAGGCGCTGGAGGCGGGCGACTCGGCCGTGTACGACGACGATCTGACGGTCACGGTCGGCGACGCCACCTCGTACACCCCGGACGCCTACGCCGCCGGACACACCAAGGGACAGAAGGCCTACCGGGTCGCCGTCGTCATCGAGAACGCGGGCAAGGAGAAGTTCGACGCCGCGCTCGTCAGCGTCTCGGCGCGGGCCGGCCAGGACGGTGTGGACGCCGAGCAGATCTTCGACAACAAGGTGGGCGCGGGCTTCAGCGGCACGGTCCTGCCGGGCAAGAAGGTCACGGTCCAGTTCGCCTTCGACGCCCCGGCGGACGCCAAGAACCTGGCCGTCGAGGTCAACCCCGGCTTTACGTACGACGCCTCGCAGTGGGACCTGAAGCTCTGA
- a CDS encoding N-6 DNA methylase produces the protein MPENSTEVTAAGIARLAGVGRAAVSNWRRRHADFPKPVGGTETSPSFALPEVEQWLRDQGKLAEVPLRERVWQQLAGHPAGAVPALVHTGCALLLLRTSPKVWPEITAASDEGMAGVLSLAVDKVLTTRFGPAAEAGRAVHAPSPAELLPSVPLLRAAAELAAGTGVQETFEFLLGRQLDANPRQYTLTPPGLAELMAALVETGERPARTVLDPAAGTGALLRAVGRPAALYAQETDPDLAALTALRLALHTDTGCALAARTADTLRADAFPQLAADAVLCHPPFNERNWGHDELAYDPRWEYGFPARTESELAWVQHALAHLREGGTAVLLMPPAAASRRSGRRIRADLLRRGALRAVIALPAGAAPPYGIPLHLWVLRKPGSGRHPSPELLFVDTAEPAESPSAGPAATAPAGGRDRLDWQAVHGAVLDAWQSFDDAGSPGREGRTEPGHPASARPGRAVPVIELLDDDVDLAPARHLPPPAAAGGPAELMRVRERLTETLGLTGTLTPVAVTLSEPAHWPLTTVGELARAGALQLRTGGSGTGPGPVLTEHDVLGSTAPSGSLPVDGPAEEPVLVEPGDVVVPVLGGGSVARVVDDATAGAALGRNLQLLRPDPAALDPWFLAGFLRGTANNRQASSYASTATRLDARRLQLPRLPLAEQQRYGQRFRALAEFEDALRLAGRLGGQLVQGMYDGLTDGTVAPE, from the coding sequence GTGCCGGAGAACTCGACAGAGGTGACCGCGGCCGGGATCGCACGGCTGGCGGGGGTGGGGCGCGCCGCGGTCAGCAACTGGCGCCGCCGCCACGCCGACTTCCCCAAGCCCGTCGGCGGCACCGAGACGAGCCCGTCCTTCGCACTGCCCGAGGTCGAGCAATGGCTTCGCGACCAGGGGAAACTCGCCGAGGTCCCGCTGCGGGAACGGGTCTGGCAGCAGCTCGCCGGGCACCCGGCCGGCGCGGTCCCCGCCCTGGTCCACACCGGCTGCGCCCTGCTGCTCCTGCGGACCTCCCCCAAGGTCTGGCCGGAGATCACCGCCGCGTCGGACGAAGGGATGGCCGGCGTGCTCTCCCTCGCCGTCGACAAGGTGCTCACCACCCGCTTCGGACCGGCGGCGGAAGCCGGCCGGGCCGTTCACGCCCCGAGCCCCGCCGAACTGCTCCCGTCCGTTCCGCTGCTCCGCGCCGCCGCCGAACTCGCCGCCGGGACCGGGGTCCAGGAGACCTTCGAGTTCCTGCTCGGCCGTCAGCTGGATGCCAACCCGCGCCAGTACACCCTCACCCCGCCCGGACTCGCCGAACTGATGGCCGCCCTGGTGGAGACGGGGGAGCGGCCCGCCCGCACGGTCCTCGATCCGGCCGCGGGCACCGGCGCGCTGCTGCGTGCCGTCGGTCGGCCGGCCGCCCTGTACGCCCAGGAGACCGACCCCGACCTCGCCGCGCTCACCGCGCTGAGGCTCGCCCTGCACACCGACACCGGCTGCGCCCTGGCGGCACGGACCGCCGACACCCTGCGCGCCGACGCCTTCCCGCAGCTCGCCGCCGACGCGGTGCTCTGCCACCCGCCGTTCAACGAACGCAACTGGGGCCACGACGAGCTCGCCTACGACCCGCGCTGGGAGTACGGCTTCCCGGCCCGTACCGAGTCGGAACTCGCCTGGGTCCAGCACGCCCTGGCCCATCTGCGCGAGGGCGGCACCGCCGTCCTGCTGATGCCCCCGGCCGCCGCCTCGCGCCGCTCCGGCCGCCGGATCCGCGCCGATCTGCTGCGCCGCGGCGCCCTGCGCGCCGTCATCGCGCTCCCGGCCGGCGCCGCACCCCCGTACGGCATCCCGCTCCACCTCTGGGTGCTCCGCAAGCCCGGCAGCGGTCGGCACCCCTCGCCCGAACTGCTGTTCGTCGACACCGCCGAACCCGCCGAATCGCCTTCGGCGGGCCCGGCGGCGACCGCCCCCGCGGGCGGGCGCGACCGGCTCGACTGGCAGGCGGTGCACGGTGCCGTGCTCGACGCCTGGCAGTCCTTCGACGACGCGGGAAGCCCCGGACGGGAGGGCCGGACCGAGCCGGGCCACCCGGCCTCGGCCCGCCCCGGCCGCGCCGTACCCGTCATCGAACTCCTCGACGACGACGTGGATCTGGCCCCCGCCCGCCATCTGCCGCCACCGGCCGCCGCGGGCGGACCCGCCGAGCTGATGCGGGTACGGGAGCGGCTCACCGAGACGCTCGGCCTCACCGGCACCCTCACCCCGGTGGCCGTGACCCTCTCCGAACCGGCCCACTGGCCGCTCACCACCGTCGGTGAACTCGCCCGTGCCGGCGCCCTCCAGCTCCGCACCGGCGGTTCCGGCACCGGCCCGGGGCCCGTCCTCACCGAACACGACGTCCTCGGCTCCACCGCCCCTTCGGGAAGCCTGCCCGTCGACGGGCCCGCAGAGGAGCCGGTCCTCGTCGAACCGGGCGATGTCGTCGTCCCCGTGCTCGGCGGCGGCTCCGTCGCCCGCGTCGTCGACGACGCCACAGCGGGGGCCGCACTGGGCCGCAACCTCCAGCTGCTGCGCCCCGATCCGGCCGCCCTCGACCCCTGGTTCCTGGCCGGCTTCCTGCGCGGCACCGCCAACAACCGCCAGGCCAGCAGCTACGCCTCCACCGCCACCCGGCTGGACGCCCGCCGCCTCCAACTGCCCCGGCTGCCGCTCGCGGAGCAGCAGCGGTACGGACAACGGTTCCGTGCCCTGGCCGAGTTCGAGGACGCCCTGAGGCTGGCCGGCCGGCTCGGCGGACAGCTCGTCCAGGGGATGTACGACGGGCTGACGGACGGCACGGTCGCGCCGGAGTGA
- a CDS encoding serine/threonine-protein kinase, with translation MSGRVIGGRYQLATILGQGGMGQVWTAYDQRLDRRVAVKLLRPDRVTGPIGSEAAGELRRRFVRECRVTAQVDHPGLVTVHDAGSDGDDLFLVMQYVEGADLADHLAEHDPYPWQWSVAVAAQLCAVLCAVHAVPIVHRDLKPRNVMVRPDGTVTVLDLGVASVLDTDTTRLTHTGSPIGSPAYMAPEQAMGGAVGPYTDLYALGVLLHELLSGDVPFAGSTALGVLHRHLYEPPVPVRRIRPDIPEPLEALVLRLLAKDPQHRPSGAQEVYEHLAPLLPSPGTGLCAGPLDPTRPFLRPHAPWPDRAAAPPPPPAPPAPAAARPDVAAAVDDVKKLLGEGRITQAVDILGSILPVAAEQHGEDSAVVRILRKQYAATLMDDGQYRRALPELRRLADDRAAEAGPADAQTLQFRYDAAQCLEQLGEPAAALAEYRAVLPYYENHRATGGDPARFFEIRNRIAHLLLALGDHVTARVQLQALLYDAERAYGPHHPLPVELRRRLDRQVEVRGG, from the coding sequence CTGAGCGGACGAGTCATCGGCGGGCGGTACCAACTGGCAACCATCCTCGGACAGGGCGGCATGGGCCAGGTCTGGACGGCCTACGACCAGCGCCTGGACCGCCGCGTCGCGGTGAAGCTGCTCCGCCCCGACCGGGTCACCGGCCCCATCGGCAGCGAGGCCGCGGGCGAGCTGCGCCGCCGCTTCGTCCGCGAATGCCGGGTCACCGCGCAGGTCGACCACCCCGGCCTGGTCACCGTCCACGACGCCGGCAGTGACGGCGACGACCTGTTCCTCGTCATGCAGTACGTCGAGGGCGCCGACCTCGCCGACCATCTCGCCGAGCACGACCCGTACCCCTGGCAGTGGTCCGTCGCGGTCGCCGCCCAGCTCTGCGCCGTCCTGTGCGCCGTGCACGCGGTGCCGATCGTCCACCGCGACCTCAAGCCCCGCAACGTGATGGTGCGCCCGGACGGCACCGTCACCGTCCTCGACCTGGGCGTCGCCTCCGTCCTCGACACCGACACCACCCGGCTCACCCACACCGGTTCGCCGATCGGCTCCCCGGCCTACATGGCCCCCGAGCAGGCGATGGGCGGCGCCGTCGGCCCGTACACCGATCTGTACGCCCTCGGCGTGCTCCTCCACGAACTGCTCAGCGGCGACGTGCCGTTCGCCGGGTCCACCGCCCTCGGTGTGCTGCACCGCCATCTCTACGAGCCGCCGGTCCCGGTCCGCCGGATCAGGCCCGACATCCCCGAGCCGCTCGAAGCGCTGGTGCTGCGGCTGCTGGCCAAGGACCCGCAGCACCGGCCGTCCGGTGCCCAGGAGGTGTACGAACACCTCGCCCCGCTGCTCCCCTCGCCGGGCACCGGGCTCTGCGCCGGACCGCTGGACCCGACCCGCCCGTTCCTGCGCCCGCACGCCCCGTGGCCCGACCGGGCCGCCGCCCCGCCCCCGCCACCGGCCCCGCCCGCCCCCGCGGCGGCCCGGCCCGATGTGGCCGCCGCCGTCGACGACGTCAAGAAGCTGCTCGGCGAGGGCCGGATCACCCAGGCCGTGGACATCCTCGGCTCGATCCTCCCGGTCGCCGCCGAACAGCACGGCGAGGACTCCGCCGTGGTCCGCATCCTGCGCAAGCAGTACGCGGCGACGCTGATGGACGACGGCCAGTACCGCCGCGCCCTGCCCGAGCTGCGCCGCCTCGCCGACGACCGCGCGGCGGAGGCCGGCCCGGCCGACGCGCAGACACTCCAGTTCCGCTACGACGCGGCCCAGTGCCTGGAGCAGCTCGGCGAACCGGCCGCCGCGCTCGCGGAGTACCGAGCGGTCCTCCCGTACTACGAGAACCACCGCGCCACGGGCGGCGACCCGGCCCGCTTCTTCGAGATCCGCAACCGCATCGCACACCTGCTGCTCGCGCTCGGCGACCACGTGACGGCGCGCGTGCAGCTCCAGGCGCTGCTGTACGACGCCGAGCGGGCCTACGGGCCTCACCACCCGCTGCCGGTGGAGCTGCGCCGTCGGCTCGATCGCCAGGTGGAGGTGCGGGGCGGCTGA
- a CDS encoding YfhO family protein, whose translation MPTSRPRLRAGSLAALLTVAAVCAGDAVARVFPFGPHTRSVNDLGNQFVPFHARLWDLLHGNADGGLLLNWSSGYGTSFLPDLGTYLTSPFALLVGVFPRDRIDLAVYVVTVLKMASAAALMAVFLLTLRGGRWWAAGALGASYALCGWSVAEASYNPMWLDGLVALPLLCLVAEWARTGRHRIAGPLLVAVVWAANFYTAYMATLGAALVLAVRLFTERDDRRTVVRGLVRAVCTVGVGVGLSAPVLLPVYLGTKHAYPGWDRPFAPAAWPDVLARLLPATYSFFTPALFLGTGTLLLACALAFQRSVPGRERWAWTGLVAGVALSLQWGPTHLLWHAFTTPNGSPYRQTFVLAGLVVIAAWVSVSYDWPGRRAQLGGVVVLVVLAAGAGFSDLVTGWTYPLFAVGLVAAACALVLVGRGRRLAALAAVLLIGAQAGQAAASTAYFDRQRLNRLDDYAPWGERQRTQAAVVAGADGWPGYRTDPGREQTTANDPLLVGGQGGAYYSSHTPAVLTRTMRALGGGWTSNGRAVQSLDNPVTDAVFSVGARVRGPRDPHQGANLPDDRPVTVSRAETPPLVTVRRPGGPVPYGRSPFRNQEQLLGSQVYTVPTTVLRTADGDAVADKAAYDYRVGRGTYTLTAACPAGTEAYLWSPDMFGWARLGDGPEVEFKGQLPARRAAMQHLGTVGGAGSVRVTLTPVRAGTVPHRAIGCLDRARLSSAVAGLKRTGAATVHVTDHGIRAELPPGTTGTVVIAAPRIAGWRCQGRPADSYLGLVATPAPARGTAVDCTFRPPGLRAGALAGAGALTVLVLGGAVLVYRRRRGAGAGPHWPDRAPRQAETPQPVDA comes from the coding sequence ATGCCGACTTCCCGTCCCCGCCTGCGCGCGGGCTCGCTCGCCGCGCTGCTCACCGTCGCCGCAGTCTGTGCGGGTGACGCCGTGGCGCGCGTCTTCCCGTTCGGGCCGCACACACGCAGCGTCAACGACCTGGGCAATCAGTTCGTGCCGTTCCACGCCCGGCTGTGGGACCTGCTGCACGGGAATGCCGACGGCGGGCTGCTGCTCAACTGGTCCTCCGGGTACGGGACGAGCTTCCTGCCGGATCTCGGCACCTATCTGACCAGCCCGTTCGCCCTGCTCGTCGGGGTCTTCCCGCGTGACCGGATCGATCTCGCGGTCTATGTGGTCACGGTCCTGAAGATGGCGTCGGCGGCGGCGCTGATGGCCGTGTTCCTGCTGACGCTGCGCGGCGGGCGCTGGTGGGCGGCCGGGGCGCTCGGCGCCTCGTACGCACTGTGCGGCTGGTCGGTCGCCGAGGCCTCGTACAACCCGATGTGGCTGGACGGACTGGTCGCCCTGCCGCTGCTCTGCCTGGTCGCCGAGTGGGCCCGTACGGGACGGCACCGGATCGCCGGGCCGCTGCTCGTCGCGGTGGTGTGGGCGGCCAACTTCTACACGGCGTACATGGCGACGCTCGGTGCCGCCCTGGTGCTGGCCGTCCGGCTCTTCACCGAGCGGGACGACCGGCGGACGGTGGTCCGGGGGCTGGTGCGGGCCGTCTGCACAGTCGGGGTGGGCGTCGGGCTCTCGGCGCCCGTCCTGCTCCCCGTCTACCTGGGCACCAAGCACGCCTACCCGGGCTGGGACCGTCCGTTCGCGCCCGCCGCATGGCCCGATGTGCTCGCCCGGCTGCTGCCCGCCACGTACAGCTTCTTCACCCCGGCCCTCTTCCTCGGCACCGGCACCCTGCTGCTGGCCTGTGCGCTGGCCTTCCAGCGGTCCGTGCCGGGGCGCGAGCGGTGGGCGTGGACGGGGCTGGTCGCCGGGGTCGCACTGTCGTTGCAGTGGGGCCCCACGCATCTGCTCTGGCATGCCTTCACCACGCCCAACGGCAGTCCGTACCGGCAGACGTTCGTGCTGGCCGGGCTGGTGGTGATCGCCGCCTGGGTCTCGGTCTCCTACGACTGGCCGGGGCGGCGGGCGCAGCTCGGCGGGGTCGTGGTCCTGGTGGTGCTCGCGGCCGGGGCCGGCTTCAGCGACCTGGTCACCGGGTGGACGTATCCGCTGTTCGCGGTGGGGCTGGTGGCCGCGGCCTGCGCTCTGGTGCTGGTCGGGCGGGGCCGGAGGCTCGCGGCGCTGGCCGCCGTGCTGCTGATCGGCGCACAGGCCGGGCAGGCCGCCGCGTCCACCGCGTACTTCGACCGGCAGCGGCTGAACCGGCTCGACGACTACGCGCCCTGGGGCGAACGGCAGCGGACCCAGGCGGCCGTGGTCGCGGGCGCCGACGGCTGGCCGGGCTATCGCACGGACCCCGGCCGGGAGCAGACCACCGCGAACGATCCGCTGCTGGTGGGCGGGCAGGGCGGCGCGTACTACAGCAGCCACACGCCCGCCGTGCTGACCCGCACGATGCGGGCGCTCGGCGGCGGGTGGACATCGAACGGCCGGGCCGTGCAGAGCCTCGACAACCCGGTCACGGACGCGGTCTTCTCGGTCGGCGCGCGGGTGCGCGGGCCGCGCGATCCGCACCAGGGGGCGAACCTCCCGGACGACCGGCCGGTGACGGTGAGCCGTGCCGAGACACCGCCGCTGGTGACGGTGCGCCGGCCGGGCGGTCCGGTGCCGTACGGCCGTTCACCGTTCCGGAACCAGGAGCAGCTGCTCGGCTCGCAGGTCTACACGGTCCCGACGACGGTGCTGCGGACGGCGGACGGCGACGCGGTGGCCGACAAGGCGGCGTACGACTACCGGGTGGGACGCGGCACGTACACGCTGACCGCCGCCTGTCCGGCGGGCACCGAGGCATATCTGTGGTCGCCCGACATGTTCGGCTGGGCACGGCTCGGCGACGGTCCGGAGGTCGAGTTCAAGGGGCAGCTGCCGGCCAGGCGGGCCGCGATGCAGCACCTGGGCACGGTCGGCGGGGCCGGGAGCGTGCGGGTCACGCTGACCCCGGTGCGCGCCGGGACCGTGCCGCATCGGGCGATCGGCTGTCTGGACCGGGCCCGGCTGTCCTCGGCGGTCGCCGGACTGAAGCGCACCGGCGCGGCCACGGTCCACGTCACCGACCACGGCATCCGGGCCGAACTGCCGCCCGGCACCACGGGAACGGTCGTGATCGCCGCGCCCCGGATCGCGGGCTGGCGCTGCCAGGGCCGCCCCGCCGACAGCTACCTGGGCCTGGTCGCCACCCCGGCCCCGGCCCGCGGCACGGCGGTCGACTGCACGTTCCGGCCCCCGGGCCTGCGGGCGGGCGCGTTGGCCGGGGCGGGCGCGCTCACCGTTCTGGTGCTCGGCGGGGCGGTGCTCGTGTACCGGCGGCGACGGGGCGCGGGGGCCGGGCCGCACTGGCCCGACCGGGCTCCGCGGCAGGCCGAGACTCCGCAACCCGTGGACGCCTGA
- a CDS encoding glycosyltransferase family 2 protein: MLISLVVPCFNEEEILERFHERVTDEMAGLGHEFQLVFVDDGSADRTLVILQELAAADPRVRYVSFSRNFGKEAAMLAGLQHAEGDAVVIMDADLQHPPELVGRMLEEHAQGHDQVIARRTRKGDRVTRTLSARAYYWLINRLVDVELVDGVGDFRLLSRRTVDAVLELTEYNRFSKGLFAWVGFRTTTFNYENAVREQGSSAWTFGKLLNYGLDGLLSFNNKPLRAALYLGMLLLSVAFAYAAWIVGVALVQGVDTPGYVTLLVVVTALAGVQMVMVGVVGEYVGRIYYEVKRRPHFLVKATNTGAPQKIREPQEFVRR; this comes from the coding sequence GTGCTGATCTCTCTGGTGGTGCCTTGTTTCAACGAGGAAGAGATCCTCGAACGCTTCCATGAACGCGTCACGGACGAAATGGCCGGGCTGGGACATGAATTCCAGCTGGTGTTCGTCGACGACGGCAGCGCGGACCGGACCCTGGTGATCCTCCAGGAGTTGGCCGCCGCCGACCCGCGGGTCCGCTATGTCTCCTTCAGCCGGAACTTCGGCAAGGAGGCCGCCATGCTGGCCGGCCTCCAGCACGCCGAGGGCGACGCCGTGGTCATCATGGACGCCGACCTCCAGCACCCGCCCGAGCTCGTGGGCCGGATGCTGGAGGAACACGCGCAGGGCCACGACCAGGTGATCGCCCGCCGCACCCGCAAGGGCGACCGCGTCACCCGCACCCTCAGCGCCCGCGCCTACTACTGGCTGATCAACCGCCTGGTGGACGTGGAACTGGTCGACGGCGTCGGGGACTTCCGGCTGCTGTCCCGCCGCACGGTCGACGCCGTACTGGAACTCACCGAATACAACCGGTTCTCCAAGGGCCTTTTCGCCTGGGTGGGATTCCGTACGACGACCTTCAACTACGAGAATGCCGTCCGCGAACAGGGCAGTTCCGCCTGGACCTTCGGAAAGCTGCTCAATTACGGTCTCGACGGGCTGCTGTCCTTCAACAACAAACCGCTGCGCGCCGCGCTCTACTTGGGCATGCTGCTGCTGTCGGTGGCCTTCGCCTATGCGGCGTGGATCGTCGGGGTCGCCCTGGTGCAGGGGGTGGACACCCCCGGCTATGTCACCCTTCTCGTCGTGGTCACCGCACTCGCCGGGGTCCAGATGGTGATGGTCGGGGTGGTCGGCGAGTACGTCGGCCGTATCTACTACGAGGTGAAGCGACGCCCGCACTTCCTGGTGAAGGCCACGAACACCGGGGCGCCGCAGAAGATTCGGGAGCCCCAGGAGTTCGTACGCCGATGA
- a CDS encoding GtrA family protein, whose protein sequence is MTVTAQMARFALVGVVNTGTYYGCYLVLLTWLPYIAAHVIAFALSMIGSFFLNSWFTYRTRPTWRKFLLFPLTNAANFVITTGGVYLLVDLAGFSSRYAPLVAAAAAIPITFVVSRTIMLRPDTPAPSVERVP, encoded by the coding sequence ATGACGGTCACCGCACAGATGGCCCGATTCGCCCTCGTGGGAGTGGTGAACACCGGCACGTACTACGGCTGCTACCTCGTCCTGCTGACGTGGCTGCCCTATATCGCCGCCCATGTGATCGCGTTCGCGCTGAGCATGATCGGCTCCTTCTTCCTGAACTCCTGGTTCACCTACCGGACCCGGCCCACCTGGCGGAAGTTCCTGCTCTTCCCGCTCACCAACGCCGCCAACTTCGTCATCACGACCGGCGGTGTCTATCTGCTGGTCGATCTCGCCGGGTTCAGCAGCCGGTACGCGCCGCTGGTCGCGGCCGCGGCGGCGATCCCGATCACCTTCGTCGTCTCGCGCACGATCATGCTGCGACCGGACACCCCGGCCCCGTCGGTCGAACGCGTGCCCTGA
- a CDS encoding SurA N-terminal domain-containing protein has translation MHRRRRTALTVSAALLAGAPLLTACGSEAHPGAAAVVGGDRIEVSMLQSQVAAVREAQRDSKDASQLIDKSGQLSRVKLQTMIFDRVLDRAAQDAGVRVNRNEIQQMRRTAAAQSGGEAQLRTAMLQRGWVAPGQIDAVLREQVQLTKLAQALGADLQQPAGQQAVGEALGKASKALRVDVNPRYGTWDSKQTQLADYKAPWITQVTKPASADTEAGA, from the coding sequence TTGCACCGCCGCCGTCGCACCGCGCTCACCGTCTCCGCCGCCCTGCTCGCCGGCGCCCCACTTCTGACCGCCTGTGGCAGCGAGGCCCACCCGGGCGCCGCGGCCGTCGTCGGCGGGGACCGGATCGAGGTCTCCATGCTGCAGAGCCAGGTGGCGGCCGTACGCGAGGCCCAGCGCGATTCGAAGGACGCCTCCCAGCTCATCGACAAGTCCGGGCAGCTCAGCCGGGTCAAACTGCAAACCATGATCTTCGACCGGGTGCTGGACCGGGCCGCGCAGGACGCGGGCGTGAGGGTCAACCGCAACGAGATCCAGCAGATGCGCAGGACCGCGGCGGCCCAGTCCGGCGGGGAGGCGCAGCTGCGGACGGCGATGCTCCAGCGGGGCTGGGTCGCCCCCGGCCAGATCGACGCCGTCCTGCGCGAGCAGGTCCAGCTGACGAAGCTGGCCCAGGCGCTCGGCGCCGACCTGCAGCAGCCCGCCGGTCAGCAGGCCGTCGGCGAGGCGCTCGGCAAGGCGTCGAAGGCACTGCGCGTCGACGTCAATCCGCGCTACGGCACCTGGGACAGCAAGCAGACCCAGCTCGCCGACTACAAGGCCCCCTGGATCACCCAGGTCACCAAGCCGGCCAGCGCGGACACCGAGGCCGGCGCCTGA